The window TCGGTAGTCTTCCATCCCCGGGGGTCGGCCCCCCACATGGTCACGGGTTTATAAACCGACGACGGGATCTCGGCCGAGGATGGCCGCCGCCCCCCCAAAACCGCCCTCCTCCTCGTCGCCCTCTTGCCCCCCTTTTTTGGGGTTCTTGGAATCCTCATCGACCCAAGCCCGGGAAAAATTTTCCTTTGGCGGGAAaaagtgtttttaatttttaaaaaaaatcaagtggAAAGAGTAGAGTTTGGggttttgggggaaaaaattggAGGAGAAtggattttttatattaaaaattttgaaaaaaaaaaaaaaaatttaaaaatttggtgGGGGGGGCGCGGTTCCCCCCTTTCGGGGGCCAAGCCCCGCAAAAGGGCCCCCGGCCGCCGGCGCTCGGGTTTTCCCCGTTTTTActtaaattcgaatttaatttaaaaattgtttttaaataaaaaaatattttcccactttccaataaattatatccgttttctacacacttttaatttatttttcaattttttccccaaaattcacattttcatttgtaaatACTTCCACttcaacattaaaaattatgtaatttttaatttgtaggattttaattatgtaatttttattttttaggattttaattgtgtaaattttattttttaggattttaattatgtaatttttatattttaatgtattttaatattgtagaaattttttagtaattgaagtatttaaattgaataaatagaatgaTGTCCTGAGAtagaaaatgagataaataattagaggatgagaaaaacaaaatttagagATACGTTAACAATGTCGACATCggaaaaatttaaagaatatatttttataataaagatcATACTACTATTGAAACTGATTTTACCAATAATatgagtagtatttatttatttatgaaattaaagaatCACTTTCAtctattctagattttttatattataaataaaattatttatataaaactaataacaTGAAAAATTGTTTACAGCGCTGGGAGTCAGAGTCAAAAACCCAACCCAATTATAGGCATTGAATGCCTAATATACAAAGCGAAAGTCAgcctttctaattttagactATAATATTATGGTACTCATCATTAGTAATTTACAGAATTACCCCTGGAGAGCTTCCTCCTTCCTTCCCCAATTTAAAAACCCAACCGCGTAAACAGAGCTCCTTATGATAATGAATTCATCGTATCAAATCGAAGCGTATAGACAGCACCCGCCGCCCTCGTCTCACGCGGTAAGGTCCATTTCCCTATCTTCACCTTGACCACCTCACTCCCTCGCATTCACACCCTATCTACACATCCACATAtggtatatatacatataataatttcaagATCTTGTTCTAACAAATTCATGGCATTCAACAACAACACCCAATTCCAGACTCCCAATCCTGAAATGGACCTCTATTCACTACTGAATAGAGGTCTGGAAGAGTCCACatccgccgctgctgctggtcagcagcagcagcggcggctGTGGGTGAAAACCCGGTCCAAGGCGTGGTGGGAGCACGTGAGCAGCCCGGACTACCCGGACGAGGAGTTCCGGAAGGCCTTCCGCATGGGCCGGGCCACGTTCGACATGATCTGCTCCGAGCTCGAGGCCGCGGTCACCAAGAAGGACACCACCCTCCGCCAGGCCATCCCCGTCCGCCAGCGCGTGGCCGTGTGCATCTGGCGCCTGGCGACCGGGGAGGCCCTGCGGGAGGTGTCCAGGCGCTTCGGCCTCGGGATCTCCACCTGCCACAAGCTCATCCTCGAGGTCTGCGCCGCGATCCGGGCCGTCCTCATGCCGAGGTTCCTCCAGTGGCCCGACCCGGCCCGGGCCGCCGCGATCCGGGCCGGGTTCGAGGCCGCGTCCGGGATCCCCGGGGTGGCCGGGGCCATCTACACCACCCACATCCCGATCATCGCGCCGAAGGTGAGCGTCGCTGCCTACTTCAACAAGCGACACACCGAGCGGAACCAGAAGACGACGTACTCCGTCACGCTGCAGGGCGGCGTCGACCCGAACGGCGTGTTCACCGACATATGCGTCGGATGGCCGGGCTCAATGACCGACGAGCACGTGCTCCAAAAGTCTGTGCTCTGCCAGCGCGCCCTGGCGGGCGCGCTGGCAGACACCTGGGTAGTAGGGAACTCAGCCTTTCCACTGACGGACTGGCTGCTGGTTCCCTACGCCCACCAGAACCTGACATGGGCGCAGCATGCGTTCAACGAGAAGGTCGGGGAGGTGCAGGAGGTGGCGAGGGAGGCGTTCATGCGGCTGAAGGCGAGGTGGAGCTGCCTGAGGAAGCGGACGGAGAATAATTTTAGATTCGCCAGAATTGAGAAAACAGAAATCAGGAAGAAATAACTTCATTCTGGGAAGAATATCAGGTTTTTTGTTGGTGATCTGCAAAGTAAAATGTGAAGAGGATCCTGGGAGTTAGAAGTAATGGGTATTTGcataagtaaaaataataaaataaaatactatagaaTGTTGACATGGAATACATAGATAAAAGAGAGAGACAAGAAATCAATGTGCTAAAcgaaaaatactaaaaataaaggaatCTTGCATggtatttatattatgttcTAGGATGATGGTACCACACATAAAATTTCTTGCAAATTCCTTCACCTATGTAACTGAGATTTCGTTTGAATATTCGtagaattatttataattaatgtatatgataggtaaaaaaataatttacatagagagatatataaatataagtttttttttagatttattgAGGTATTTAAGGATTGAGAATTGCCACTAGAAGTGACATGTGATAAAGATTCAAAAATCCGATAGCATTAAGACAACTTATCGAGTTCATTATCTATATTGCGCTACGACATTATTCAAATGCATCTACAattggttttattttgatcCTATACCATAATTTTAGCTTATTTGATATATAACTTtaagaattaatattatcttatcattattgataaaaaaaaaacaatgtaaATATGCTTGCAAAtttgttacctcataatctTGACAAATGGGGcataatcttcttctttcacTCTCTCCATGAATTCACTTGGCATGCTCCTGATTTTTATCTCTTGAAGAGTGGAGATGAGTCTCAAGCCATCCGGAAGCTTCTTCAAATTGCAACACGAATCGATCGACAAGAAAGTAAGCTTCGACAATGCTCTTTCTTTCACTTCCCATTTCTTCAAATCTTGCAAGTCGGAAAGATAAAGCTTCTTTAGTTGCGGGAATGAATTCGAAAGGAAAATCAATGTTCCTCTTATCTCTACTTTCCTCAACTCGAGCCTTTGCAACATCGGATACTTTCCAATCTCCATCACTTCTACAACACCCTCGCAGTCGAAAAGTCCCAaatataccaaattttgacacatcCCTTGTTTATAGTACGGAAAATTGCCACTCATATTGCATTTGAAGAACCACATGGTAACCAAAGAAGGAGACATCAACCCTTCATTTAATAcctctctatttttatgtgaacTTAAATCACATGACTCAACCACGAGATGAGTCTCGCGTAGTTGGCTATTTTTGTTGCTCAACACAATCGACAGGCTATACACATCATAAACTCTAACGTATAGACTTTGCAGGCTGACTAATTTGGGGATATCTTCGATGCAAGTAGTCTCGCTACTAATACTTTCTAACGTCTCCAACTCCTCTAGCCCGTCTAGTCTTAGTTTCTCCTCTCCAATCAACTCTATTCTCCTAGTGAGATACAAATGCTTTAGTCTTTTCATCTTCCAAATCACATTTGGCAATCTAAGAACAATCAACGGTGACACTCGCAAATCTAAGATCTGCAAGTACATCATGCTGCATATAGATTTCGGTAGCTCTCTCACATTAGACAGCATCAAACTCAAGTATCGTAAATGAATTAGTTCACCCACCTTGCTCGGTAACATCCTCCCTTCAAACTCACAACCTTCTACCACAAATATCCTCAAGCATTTCGACTTCTCAAAGTTAATCGAATTCTCTTTCAAGACAATTTGTGAACCGAGAAAACTACCTTTTCGGAGAAGCATGAAGGATCTAAGATGATCAAGTTCCTCTAGCCCATCTATGCTCGATGCACTCTTCTCGAGGTCATAATTTATGGCTAATCTGCTTATGGAAATGCGAACGGTTGGAGGTAGTGCTAGCCTCGGTGAAGGAATGCCACACAGATATCTGGAAGCATCAATGCGCTTCACAAACTTTTCTTCTTCAGCCTTCGAAGAGCAGAGATCATGCATCAAATCATGCAGCCCGCACGAATCAAAATTCTTATGCAGAGTGCTGTAAACTTGACTCTTGTGCAGTTGAACCATACACCTCATAGCGAGCTCAGTTAGATATCTCTGAGCCACATCTTTGAGAGTCTCGTTAGGCCCTTTATCTTGGTATGAAATGAAGCCTTCCGCCATCCACAATAAATACAATCTCTCGGTATCAATCTTGTGATCCTCGGGAAAACATGCTAAATAGAGAAAGCATGGTTTCAAGTAATAAGGCAAGGCATCATAGCTCAACTCCAACACTTGTTTTACCCTTGTATATTCTTCAACACCTTCTCCATGCCTTAGATATGATTCCATGTTCATATTAACCTTTTGCCATTCTAGTAAAGTGTGCTCTTTTTGGTGCAAAATCCCTCCAATAACACAAATAGATAGTGGCAACCCTTCACACTTTGATACAATTTCTCTTCCAATATGTTCAAATAATTCTAAATCTTCATCAACTGCCACAATATACAACATAATAAGATAcatgtattttgtttattctagaattatcaaaataatactaataagatttagcattacaagTTATTTTCTATCGGAAGTAGCCTTACAAGTTACTAcaattcatcaaataaaaatatgaatagtaCTTGTATAAATCTTATTCTTTACTCTTTATCAAAACTTTCTCTATtgtatctatctatctatctatctcatttattaattatgttatatttgATCTCTTTtcattactttattaattcatataaatctttttttttcttttcattttgtggACAAACTATACCCTAGAAAAAGTTATTTTCTACACaacctattttatttttaactatatatttttaacatcTATTTATATACCACCATaaaacttatttatataagaTGCAGGAAGATGCAGAGAGAGCACATTTGATCTATATACCCTACACAAGTTATAACCTACTTTCACAACTAATGTGGAACATTTAGTCGTAACAATACTGTTCCTACTTTAGCAGTGTTTCGTCAAACGACAAAAACTAACCTGGAGAAAAGTCTGATACTTTTTGAAGTAAAGCCCATCCTTCATCTTCTGTCAGAAATTTAGCCTTGTGAGGTTCGGATTGTTGATTAGCAATATTCCTAGATCGAGTGGTGAGAATCACATTACAATCAACCGGCAATGCTTTCTTAATGATTTCCCAATGAACATCTTCCCATATATCATCTATCACAATCAAACATTTTCTCTCCACCAAAAAACTATGAATTCTTCTCACCAATTCATCAACATCCATGCCTTTAATCTCTACCTTGCTGTCAAGTTGTTTCAAAATCTTGCCCAAAACGGACTTATGCTCAAACTGTTGGGTGATGCAAACCCATACTCGAGCATAAGACTGGAGGTCTCTGTGGTTGTACACCTTCCTCGCGAGGGTGGTTTTTCCGAGACCACCCATCCCATATATCTTCACTACCCGGGGCCGTTTCACATCCTTCACCTTGGAGACCAAAAGCTCGATGTCTCTCTCCATGCCCACGAAATGAGGCTCAACCTCATGCGCGTACGTCTGTCTCAGCAGACGATTCCGCTCATCGTCCTGCTTCATGAGAGACGAGCATTCTTGTCCCAGCTCCGACTCTAACTTGCTAGTGAGGTCGGATAAGGCGGATATTATGACGCGAGCCTCGTTCCCGGCCTGGTGGACGCTGTAGCACTCGCAGATGATGCAAATGTACCTTTGGAGTTTTTCCTTGAGACTCTTCCACCCTTCCCTTCTGGATTGGACTTCAACGGCATACGTTTCGAGGAGATTCTCGGCTTTGAAAGCGAGATCTTTGAGCTGGGAAATGTAAAGCTTTAGAGTTGGAGAATCGCGTTTGTCTCTGTCGGCTTTCATCAGCAAGGCGTGAATGCTTCTCAAATCGCTTTCGACTTTGTCGACGTCACCTCCCACACTAAGCAGAAAGTTGGTTTCTTCAACCAGCAATTCACGAAGGATTTCCAGAAACACATTTGCAAAATAATCTGCCATTCTACCTTTTTTTGACAGATTAGATTCTGTGTTATCTACACAAATGCTTCATAGAAATGCAGAGATTTTCAAATTGGAGAAAAGAAGAACACCCAATTAAGGCAAATGGAATTGTTTGATAGGGAAGGAAGCTCACTATACGTGCCTTCTATAGCATAGAGATCCTACTTTTATCTATAAAGTTACTATTTAATGTTTAGGCGTTTGCTTTAGCAATGTTTAGAGGTTTGCTTTATGCTTAAGTAATGTTTagggatttaatttattcttcaaGAGCCTACACATATTTAAAACTACAAATATGGGAAAATATCACATGCAtaagcaaataattaaaatcaaatcaaatcatattCAAATCGCTTAGATCCCATAGCACAAGTAGTACTTCCACTCAAGGTCTAAGCCTGCTTAGATCCAAATCTTATGCAGGCTTAGATCTGAAAACGAAATAGCACAAGgtcaattatataatatacttaGTTAGTAACagagaaaatacaaaagagTAACAATCTCTATATGATAATAATCTATGCTTTCAAATTCATTACCTTTGCTCAGCCCTTTTAGTCTCCAAATGTTGTTATGACAACGCGCATAatctttcttcttttactctctcttcacgAATTCTCTTGGCATGTTATAGAGATGGATCCGTCGAAGAGTGGAGATGAAACTCAAACCATCTGGAACCTTCTCCAAATTGCGGCACTCAAGGATAAACAAGGAAGTAAGTTTTGGCATTGCTCTTTCTTCCACTTTTCATCCCTGTAAATCTCCAAACTTGCAGCTGCTTGAGCTGTGGGAATGAATTTGAGTGGCAGTAATGTTTCTGCCATCTCAACTTCTTGCAACCAGAGATGTTGCAACATGGAATACTTGGAAAACTACTCCATCACATCTAACTAAACCTTGTATTTTCACAGTTCATAAGTTGCTAAATTCTAGCACATCCATTGTTTGTACTTTGTAGTATGGAAAACTGCCACTCGCATCACATTTCTTAGCCTCCAAAGTGACTAACGAAGGAGACATCAACCCGTCCTTTAAAACCTCCCTACCTTTCTCCCAACTTGATCAACAGAAGCAATGAACACCAACAACATTACTATATCTGGATTCTAGTTTTAGTTTATAGAgatgaaaattacaatttccaAGTAATCAAACCACAGCATTCAACTTGGATTCATACATTGTTTTTTCTTCCTTCTAATTTGGATTATTATTCATCTCTTCCACTCCAGAGTAGTACTTCCACTCAAGGATCAAACTTATGCATGCTTATGATCTGAAACGAAATAGCACAAGGTCAGGtatatagtaggagtagttagttatagagaaaatacaaaaagtaACAACCTCTCTCTATATAATAATCTATGCTTCTAAAATCATTACCTTTGCTCAACCCTATGTTTGTACGACAAATGGCGCATAATCTCCTTTTTTTACTCTCATCACGAATTCTCTTGGCATGCTGGCGAGATGGATCTTTCGAAGGGTGGAGCTCAAACCATCTGGAACCTTCTCCAAATTGCGGCACTCAAGGATAAACAAGGAACTAAGTTTCGGCATTGCTCTTTCTTCCACTTTCCATTCCTTTAAATCTTCCAAGTTGCAGAGACCAAGCTGCTTGAGCTGTGggaatgaatttgaatgacaGATTAATGTTTCTGGCATCTCGACACCATTCAGCGAGAGATGTTGCAACACGGGATACTTGCCAAACTCCATCACGTCTACCTTAACCTTGCATTTAAATAGTTCCAAAGTTAATAAATTCTGACACATTCCTTGTATGTAGTATGGAAAACTGCCACTCATATTGCATTTCTCCAATCGCAAACTAACCAACGAAGGTGACATCAACCCACCATTTAAAATCTCTTTGCCATTCTCCAAACTTAANNNNNNNNNNNNNNNNNNNNNNNNNNNNNNNNNNNNNNNNNNNNNNNNNNNNNNNNNNNNNNNNNNNNNNNNNNNNNNNNNNNNNNNNNNNNNNNNNNNNATatgggagtatattttttgtggatagATGAAGTAATGTTTATTGACTCTTTGTTCTTTCAAGATAAATGTTAAATTGGGATCTGAAATAACTAGGAACGTATAATTCCTCTAGGAGTGTAGCTCATATTTGCATTACTTGGGGCtatttctttgtatttttgacaatttttttatgtactcGAATATCTTCATGATATTCTTTCAATTCTTTTCTTGTACAACTTACAATTTTCCTTATGTATTAAGTACTCACAATAAAAAACTACACTACCGAGAAATGTAGTAAAGGTAAAACCACGAGTAGACACTCAGAATAATTAGATGAAATGAAGAAACCAAAGCTtacaattttcgaaaatcataAGCCTATTTAAAATCTTCATTCCTCGAGATAAACAATTGCTTATAGCATCAAACATAAACACAAACAGAATCAGCTCaaaaatgcatttttaatCACACAAAATGTTGAAGCTAAGTTGTGAATTTACCATAGTGCTCAAAAAGGCAGCACCAATTATAAATGTGATAACTTCAGCCTATTATTACTGCGAAATTCTAAATCTCTCACAAATGTTGGTACATGAGTTGTGCATATTATTGATCTTCCTTCAAAATACTCAAACTAAGGATAATATGGATATCTAGACATCTAGGAAGTCCATCATCCAAACAGTCTCATCGTTTGTGTCATATATATCAGTTCTGAACAGcggaaaaggaaaaacaaacgTAAGCAAAAACTAAACACCCATACATAGGCTGAAATGTATCGGGAAAAAGGACTGCCCACTTGTCCACTTGTTTCATATTAAGGcacatattttcataaaatgtccatatgtttatgaccaaaatagactttagtctttaattaattataaattagtattCTAATTAGgtaaaatattagttaattAGACCGTTAATTTTGTGATAATGTCTTTCAAAACGGACCATTTCAAGACCATTTCCGTTTATTCaggattcaaaaataaaagagtatgTTATGGACCAAATTCGTAAAATGACCATGTGTTAGACATTCTCTTCTTTAAACTAAGACCCTAAGACCATATGGTCATGGAAGTGATTGGAGGGGAGAAACTAAGACCCTAAGACTCATTCTCTTCTTAGGGTCTTAGTTTACTCAAACAATGGACCGAGAAGACATTCTCTTCTTTAATCCCAATCTTCAAACACAAATCTCTTTTGCCTCTCTTTTACCTAATTTGTAATACCTTCAATTTCTTTGCTTGATATTGAAAAGGGACCATTTTTCTTTGAGAGCATGAGTGAATGAGGTGAGTTTGATGGAAGTTGTCTTTTTATCCAAAAATCGATagagaattccagggatgtgcgttcacagttatggttatacaaatttcaaactacaataccctagcacaattattactttgataggacgagtcacctagcttattcTCATgtgatgcaaacgttg is drawn from Salvia hispanica cultivar TCC Black 2014 chromosome 6, UniMelb_Shisp_WGS_1.0, whole genome shotgun sequence and contains these coding sequences:
- the LOC125193445 gene encoding protein ALP1-like, which produces MAFNNNTQFQTPNPEMDLYSLLNRGLEESTSAAAAGQQQQRRLWVKTRSKAWWEHVSSPDYPDEEFRKAFRMGRATFDMICSELEAAVTKKDTTLRQAIPVRQRVAVCIWRLATGEALREVSRRFGLGISTCHKLILEVCAAIRAVLMPRFLQWPDPARAAAIRAGFEAASGIPGVAGAIYTTHIPIIAPKVSVAAYFNKRHTERNQKTTYSVTLQGGVDPNGVFTDICVGWPGSMTDEHVLQKSVLCQRALAGALADTWVVGNSAFPLTDWLLVPYAHQNLTWAQHAFNEKVGEVQEVAREAFMRLKARWSCLRKRTENNFRFARIEKTEIRKK
- the LOC125193448 gene encoding putative disease resistance protein At1g50180, with the protein product MADYFANVFLEILRELLVEETNFLLSVGGDVDKVESDLRSIHALLMKADRDKRDSPTLKLYISQLKDLAFKAENLLETYAVEVQSRREGWKSLKEKLQRYICIICECYSVHQAGNEARVIISALSDLTSKLESELGQECSSLMKQDDERNRLLRQTYAHEVEPHFVGMERDIELLVSKVKDVKRPRVVKIYGMGGLGKTTLARKVYNHRDLQSYARVWVCITQQFEHKSVLGKILKQLDSKVEIKGMDVDELVRRIHSFLVERKCLIVIDDIWEDVHWEIIKKALPVDCNVILTTRSRNIANQQSEPHKAKFLTEDEGWALLQKVSDFSPVDEDLELFEHIGREIVSKCEGLPLSICVIGGILHQKEHTLLEWQKVNMNMESYLRHGEGVEEYTRVKQVLELSYDALPYYLKPCFLYLACFPEDHKIDTERLYLLWMAEGFISYQDKGPNETLKDVAQRYLTELAMRCMVQLHKSQVYSTLHKNFDSCGLHDLMHDLCSSKAEEEKFVKRIDASRYLCGIPSPRLALPPTVRISISRLAINYDLEKSASSIDGLEELDHLRSFMLLRKGSFLGSQIVLKENSINFEKSKCLRIFVVEGCEFEGRMLPSKVGELIHLRYLSLMLSNVRELPKSICSMMYLQILDLRVSPLIVLRLPNVIWKMKRLKHLYLTRRIELIGEEKLRLDGLEELETLESISSETTCIEDIPKLVSLQSLYVRVYDVYSLSIVLSNKNSQLRETHLVVESCDLSSHKNREVLNEGLMSPSLVTMWFFKCNMSGNFPYYKQGMCQNLVYLGLFDCEGVVEVMEIGKYPMLQRLELRKVEIRGTLIFLSNSFPQLKKLYLSDLQDLKKWEVKERALSKLTFLSIDSCCNLKKLPDGLRLISTLQEIKIRSMPSEFMERVKEEDYAPFVKIMR